In Papio anubis isolate 15944 chromosome 20, Panubis1.0, whole genome shotgun sequence, the genomic window TTAGTGAAGAAGTAGGGTTTCAccccgtgttggtcaggctggtttggaactcctgaccttaggtgatctggccacctcggcctcccgaagtgctggcattacaggcgtgagccaccacaccccgccaaGGGGTTCAGTGGTATTGGAGGGCATAGTGATACCTGTtaggtgtgtgtgggtgtatggaGTTTCTGACTGCATCCCTTCCCCTGGGAGTTGGGATGGATCAGTATctgcctgtattttattttttttttttgagatggagtccggctctgttgcccaggctggaagtacagtggcacgatctcaactcactgcaacctccgcctagtgggttcaagtgattctcctgtctcaacctcccacgGAGCGCACATcgacatgcccagctaattttttttgtatttttagtacagacggggtttcaccatgttggccaggctggtctcgaactcctgacctcaggtgatccacccgactcggcctcccagagtgctgggattataggcttgagccaccgtgcccggccatctgcctgtatttttttctgtgggTGCCTGAGGGTGTCCGCCTCTGTATCTCCCCAAGGGCGCCCGGATGTCTCAGTGTCTGGTTGCAGCTCTCTCCTCTCTTAGGTGTATCTTCCCGGGTGTCTCCAAGTGTCTTAGAAGGCTTGTGTCTTGTGTGTGTCTGCTTTGTCAGGGCGTCCAGCTCCTTCCCAGTGTGTCTGGGTGTGTTAGGCGGCGCGGCCGCCTCTTTCTGTGGGTGTGTAGGTGCCTCGGAGTGTCTGGGAGAATCTCTTCCTGATGGTGTCTGGCGTATCAGGTGTATTTCTGCACGTGTGTGTCAGTCCATCAGAGGATCTGGACTTAACCTGGAATGTGTTTAGGAGTATCAGGGTCATTGGGGTCAGTTTCTCTTCCTGAGTCCGAAGGTCTGTGTGTACCCAGGAGTGTGGCAGTGCCCACCTGgctgtgtctctctgtctgtctgtgtctcctgtgtgtgtgtgtgtgtgtgtgtgtgtgtgtatctagcTGAGCAATTCTCCCTGGGTGTGTTGGTATCTCCCCACTATGTGTCTAGGCATCTCATCTGTGCAATGTACCACAGGGGAGTCTACTTAGAATGTCaggcctctttcttctttctttctttctttctttccttctttctttccttctttctttctttccatctttcctttctttctttctttctttctttctttcttttctttctttcttttctttctttctttctttttctttctttctttcttttctttctttctttctttctttctttctttctttctttctttctttctttctttctttctttctttctttctttcttttcttttctttcttctttctttctttcttttctttccattccattctttctttctttcttttctttctttcttttctttctttctttctttctttctttctttctttcctcttttcttctttttctttctttctttctttttctttctctttcttttctttctttttctttcttttattcctttattcattttgtcccattccattttcattttgttcattcattcatccttccttcttccctccctccctccctccctttcttttctttctttcttttccttctttctttctctttcttttcttccatccagtttggagtgcagtggcacgatctcagctcactgcaacctctgtctcccgagttcaagtgattctctttctcagcctcctgagtagctaggattacaggtgtgagcaattACATccggtcaatttttgtattttgtttttaagtagagatgaggttttaccatgttggccaggcttgtctcgaactcctgacctgaagtgatccacccacctcggcctcctaaagtgctgggattacaggtgtgaggcaccgcacctgacCAGCTGATTATCTCTGCGCATCTCTGAGAGTACCCATGGGTCCGGCTATGTCTCCTTCATGTGTCTGGCTGTCTCCAAGGATCTGGCTATACCTCTCTGAGTCTCTAGGCTGTATCTGAGAGTGtggcttggccaggcatggtggcttgtgcctgtaattccagcattttgggaggctgaggcagaggatcacttgaactcaggagtttgagaccagcctgactaacatggtgaaaccctgtctctaccaaaaatacaaaaattagccggtgtggtggcgggccaaCCActctgcctgtagtcctagttacccaggaggctgatgggaggatcacttgagcctgggagtcgcagtgagctgagattgtgccactgcactccaacctgggtgacggagcgagaccctgtctcaaaaaaaaaaaaaaaaaaaaaaagaaagaaagaaaaagaaaaaggagagcttGGTTGGGCCACTTCCTTTCCCCGTCTGTCTCAGAAAATCTGTCTGGATGTCCCCTATGGGTGTCCATGTGTCTCCTCTGTGAGTGTGTATCTGTCCGTATTTGTCTGGGTGTGTTTAAGAGTCGCTgtgtcggccgggtgcggtggctcaagcctgtaatcctagcactttgggaggccgagacgggcggatcacgaggtcaggagatcgagaccatcctggctaacacggtgaaaccccatctctactaaaaaatacaaaaaactagccgggcgaggtggtgggcgcctgtagtcccagctactcgggagggaggctgaggcaggagaatggcgtaaacccgggaggcggagcttgcagtgagctgagatccggccactgcactccagcctgggcaacagagtgagactccgtctcaaaaaaaaaaaaaaaaaaaatagtcgcTGTGTCTTCCCTGAGTAGGTCTGGGTGTGCCTGATGGCCTGTGTCTTTTTCTGAGGCTTTCCGGTGTATCCAAAGTTCTGACTGTGTCTCCTGCCATGCATCCCAGGGCATCTGAGGGTGTGGCTGGGTCTCCCCGGGGTCTGGGCCTCCCTTCTAGGGCGTGTAGTTAAATCCTCGCCTCGGCTGCTGGCCGAGTGTGGGAAAGCTTCTTCCCTCCCGCAAAGAGCATGGTCCCCCCACCTGCATAGTTTGAGGAGTCCTCTAGGGTCAGCTTCCCCATCTGACCCCTCCATGGCCCTGTCCCCAGACTGTGAAGCACCCCTGAAGAAGGAGGGTGGCCTCCCTGAAGGGCCCGTCCTCGAGGCTCTGCTGTGTGCAGAGACGGGGGAGAAGAAGATTgagctgaaggaggaggagaccATTATGGACTGTCAGGTAGGCCCACCCCTGGGGGACTCCCCGACATGGCTTCCTCTCACCCCTGCCGGCCGCCAGCCCGGGCCCTCATGTTCCTGCTCTGAAACCGCCCGGTTTCCTCCAGCCCTTGGGCATCCCAGTCTCCATCCTCCCAGACTTCCTCTCTGTTTGGAAGAACTCCCGACTTACGCTCTCATCCCCAATCTCCACCTCTGCCCAGAGCCCCTCAAAAGCAGGTCAGTGGCTCCTACTTTCTTGATCCGTCTCCTTTCTCTATTGCCCAGAAACAGCAGTTGCTGGAGTTTCCGCATGATCTCGAGGTGGAAGACTTGGAGGATGACATTCCCAGGAGGAAGAACAGGGCCAAAGGAAAGGTATCACCCCAAGGTTCTCCTCTCCCCTGCTCCCCTCAATGACAGGTCTCATTCGTGGAGCAGGCGCAGTGGTCGGCCCCTGCCAAGTCTGACCTCATTGAATCCCAGAACAGCCTGCAGGGGTGGGGGATttaatacccattttacagatgaggaaactgaggctcatctGTATTAAGCCATTTGCAAAGCAGAGATTATGCAGTGGGTTAGAGCTACCTTCATCCCCGTGCCGCAGAGGAAGAAGCTGAAACTTGGAGAGGTTTGAAGCCCCACAGCTAGGACGTTTGCAGAGCTGCAATTTGAATTTGCAAAAGACTctgttttctcactttcttttttccttttttttttttttttttcccgagacagagtcttgctctgtcgccaggctggagtgcagtggcgtgatctcggctcactgcaacctccgcctcctgggttcaagcgattcttctgcctcagcctcctaagtagctgggactacaggcatgcgccaccacacccggctaatttttgtatttttagtagagatggggtttcaccatgttggccaaggtggtctcgagctcttgacctactgatctgcctgccttggccttccaaagtgctgggattacaggcgtgagccgccgcgcccggcctgttttcttactttcttgGCCTCTCACTCCTGACTCTCCCTACAGGCATATGGCATCGGGGGTCTTCGGAAACGCCAGGACACCGCTTCCCTGGAGGACCGAGACAAGCCGTATGTCTGTGATAGTGAGTCCTTCTGAAGAGggggaaaggcagagagagggggGCCCAGAGAATCCCCACCTTGTGGCCCTCTGCCTCCTGTTCCAGACCCGGGTTGGGGGGATGCTCAGGTCTCTGGCCGAGTGGGGGAGGTGTGATCCTGGAGGCCAGGGTGGAGGCAGCATGGGCCTGGAGGGGCTGACAGGCCCTCCTGGCTCGCTCGCTCCCCAGTCTGTGGGAAACGGTATAAGAACCGGCCGGGGCTCAGCTACCACTACACCCACACCCACCTggctgaggaggagggggaggagaacgCCGAACGCCACGCCCTGCCCTTCCACCGGAAAAACAACCATAAACGTGAGCTGGCAGGCCAGGTGGGGGTGGTGAGGGGCCCtgggagtggggaagaggagcccagctgggggtgggggtgggggggcattAGACATTTCTGGAAAATCTCCAGCTCAGCCGTTCCCTCCCCCCACCGACCATGGGGATGCTGGCTCTGGGGTTGCCATGGCAACCAACCATCGCTCCTTCGCTCCCGGCCGGGCGTAATATTTCTGGGTCTGATTTATTGTTTCAATTAGagcttgggggtgggggggtgtgaTAGATGGCTCCCCTCCCGCCctgccttccctttctcctttctcggCTAAGCTTTGGTCAAGGGGCAGGGTCTGTGACCTGGGAGCCCTTGGCGTCCGCCCGTGCCAATCCCATGCCAGTTCTGACAGCTGAGGGATGGGGGCGGGGAGGAGGGTTTGGGAGAGGCAGCAGGGAGACACCGTCTTCCCACCTATCTctcagaggcagaggctgagtgTCCTCACCCCAGGCCACTACACACCTGGGCACCTCGGTGTTCAGAATTTTTCTTCTgagtgtctgtttctgtaccagaTCTTGGCTCGGGGTACTCTCTGAATTTGTTAGATACAAATTACTGAGGGTGCACTTGGAAGTGGGTGGCTGGGAGACATGTATGTGAGAAGGGAAGCAGGGAGCCCTTCTTCACGCTGTCTTTACCAAGTTTTGACCCAATAAAGAGGACGGGTCAGTTGTCTCAAGGAGTTGGGAAtcctgactgggtgcagtggctcacacttataatcccaccattttgggaggctggggcgggaggatcgctggaggccaggagttggagtccagcctggacaacataccaagatgctgcttttatttttaattgaaaaataaataaataaataaaaagaagagttgGGAGTCCCGATGAGAACTGTTTTCGCCTCTCCCCACGGCTTAGGGTAGCTACTCactcttcccacctccccacaccTGGACTAAGAGGTCCAtccctggggctgaggctgggggcagggtggAGCCTTGCCTGTGGTGAGAgtccctctctctgtcccccttACCCCAGAGTTTTACAAAGAATTGGCCTGGGTCCCTGAGGCACAAAGGAAACACACAGGTATGGACGCCTCCTTCTGCTCCTAACATCTGCAGCCACCTTTGCGGGGTGCCCTTGCCTGCCCCGTGCCAATGCCTGTCCGCTGTCTTGCAGCCAAGAAGGCGCCCGACGGCACTGTCATCCCCAACGGCTACTGTGACTTCTGCCTGGGGGGCTCCAAGAAGACGGGGTGTCCCGAGGACCTCATCTCCTGTGCAGACTGTGGGCGATCAGGTGACGCTCCCCACCTGAGGTTTCTGGGGGCCGGGTGCAGAGGACATTCAGGAGTGCAGacctggagggagggaggcaaggcgGTGAGGACTGAGGGGACCCCGAGCGTGTAGGGGATACTGGGGATAACCAGAGCTAGCGAGGCTGATGCAACTGCTGAGGATGGTGGGAATTGGATCGGATCAGTGAGGCTTCAGGGATAACGGGATGTGGCTCTCATGGCACTGTGGGTAGCGGCCTGTGCTTAGCATGGCATCAAGAGTAGtgagagggctgggtgcagtggctcacgtctgtaatcccagcactttgggaggccgagacgggcggatcacaaggtcaggagatcgagaccatcctggctaacacggtgaaaccccgtctctattaagaaatacaaaaaactagccaggcgaggtggcgggcacctgtagtcccagctactcgggaggctgaggccggagaatggcgtgaacccgggaggcggagcttgcagtgagctgagatccggccactgcagtccagcctgggtgacagagcgagactccgtctcaaaaaaaaaaaaaaaaaaaaaaaaagagtagtgagaggctgggtgcagtggctcacgtctgtaatcccagcactttgggaggcagaggtgggaggatcacttgaggccaggaatttgagaccagcctgagcaacatagcaagacccccatctctacaaaaaatttaaaaattagccaggtgtgttgttgcgcacctgtaatcccagcaactcaggaggctgaggctggaggctcccttgagcccaggagtttgagaccagtctgggcaacatagtgagatcccatctattaaaaacaaaattagccgggcatggtgtcgcaCCCcattagtcccagctacccaggaggctgaggtgggaggctgcttgagcccaggaggtttttttttttgagatggagtctccctctgtcacccaggctggaatgcattggcacgatcttggctcactgtaacctccgcctcctgggttcaactgattcttgcgcctcagcctcctgagtagctgggattacaggcacacgccaccatgccaggttaatttttgtatttttagtagagacagggtttcaccatgttggccaggctggtctcaaactcctgacctcaggtgatctgcctgccttggcctcccaaagtgctgggattaaaggcatgagccactgcacccggccccttgagcccaggagtttttgaCCAGTCTGGGCGACATAATGAGAgcccatctattaaaaaaaaattggccgggtgcagtggctcacatctgtaatcccagcactttgggaggctgaggtgggtggattacaaggtcaagagatcaagaccatcctggccaacatagtgaaaccccgtctctactaaaaatataaaaattggccgggcgcagtggctcaagcctgtaatcccagcactttgggaggccgaggcgggtggatcacgaggtcaggagatcgagaccatcctggctaacatggtgaaaccccgtctttactaaaaaatacaaaaaactagccgggcgtggtggcgggcgcctgtagtcccagctactcggaggctgaggcgggagaatggcgtgaacctgggaggtggagcttgcagtgagccgagatcgcgccactgcactccagcctgggcgacagagcaagactccgtctcaaaaaaaaaaaaaaatatatatatatatataaattatctgggtgtggtggcgcgtgcctgtaatcccagctactctggagactgaggcaggagaatcgcttgaacccaggactccgaggtttcagtgagctgagatcgcaccactgcactccagcctgggtgtcagagcaagactccgtctcaaaaaaaaaagctgggtatgGTTTCGCACCccattagtcccagctactcgggaggctgaggtgggaggattgctggagcccgggaggtcaagcctgcagagTGGGCTCTcatggcaccactgtgctccagcctgggcaacagagtgagaccctgtttcaaaaaccaaaacaagacaaaaggaGTAGCAAGAGACGGGGGTCAAGGTGTGGCGGATAGTGGGCTGTGCGGTGTAAGTGACGGATGCCACCACCTGGGCACTGGTAGCAGGACGAGCTTGCCGTAGAATTGTGGCTTACAGAACGTGGTTTCCTGTGGTGGACTTGTGGGCAATACAGACTGGATGCCACAGCACAGTAGGCCATGCATTGTGGTTGTCATGGCATCTTGGGTAGTGAAATGTGGTTGTCATGGCAACTCGGTATCATGGAATGTAGTTGTGATGGCACCGGGGCCGTGGTTGCAGGGGGCGGGCACCACGGGTCGTGGCTGCAGGTCGCAGCTGCGGGTGTCTCTGCACCGGGGCCGTGGAATGACGGACAGCCTGGCGCTCCACAGTATTGTCAGTAACAATTTGGTTGCTGGGGCATCATGTAGAATGGGCTTTAGTTGCACGAAACCAAGGTGTGGGGACCCCGTTGTGGAAGGCGGTTGCCATGGCATTGTGGCTGGGAGAGTGCGGTCGCCACGCTGCTGCGGTTAACAGGACCCTGGCCGTTCTGCTGTGGGTAATGGAATGTGGCTGTCTCAGCACGGTGGTTAACAGAAGGTGGTTGCCACAGTGTTGTGGGTGGTAGAAAGTGGTTGCCACAGCACTGTGGGTAATGGAATGCGGTTGCCATGGCGTTCAGGGGAGCAGAGTGTGGTTGCCATGGTGGTTGTGGTAGGAGACTGTGGTGGCCGGGGGACAGCTGCTGGCCACGTGGTTGCTGGGCAGGTGTGGGGTCAGGCTGTGGACCCCGGCAGCTCATCCCGGCCTCATCAGCTGGGAGTAGGGGCTGAGCGATGGTTCCCCTGGTGGTCAGTGCCCACCAGGGGCACGCTGACCTCCTAACTGCACCCCTGTCCCTTGGCCCCCAGGACACCCCTCATGTTTACAATTCACGGTGAACATGACGGCAGCTGTGCGGACCTACCGCTGGCAGTGCATTGAGTGCAAATCCTGCAGCCTGTGCGGAACCTCCGAGAACGACGTGAGTGCCGCCCGCCCCCCGCGTGCCCTGCTGCCCGCCCCGCTTGGCACATCCACCTCCGCTCCTCGAGCTTAAAGCCTGTGTCTGAGCCCTCCCTGGTGAACGCGAGTCCCCTGTGTTACCATCATGCTGGTGTCCATAAATTGAACCCGGCACTttctcctctttgtctctctgacTCCTCCCAACCACCCTCTGAAGCAGGGGGTCTTGTTCCCACTTCGCAGGGAAGAAACCGagctcagagagggaaagagacctGGCCAGGGTCAGCCAGCTAGGGAAATGGAAGAGCTGAGATGTAAAGCCATGACCACTGCTGGCAGAGCTGGTATCAGATCGTCTTAGGATTGTTTAAAGCCTtccacaggccgggcgcggtggctcacgcctataatcccagcactctgggagaggctgaggtgggtggatcacctgaggtcaggagttccagaccagcctggccaacatggtgaaaccccgtttctacaaaagtacaaaaattagctgggtgcctgtagtcccagctacttgggaggctgaggcaggagaatctcttgaacttaggaggtggagattgcagtgaaccgagatggcgccactgcgcactccagcctgggtgacagagcgagattccgtctcaaaaacaaaaacaaaagccatgaCTGTTGCAGGCAGAGCCGGTATCAGATCATCTTGGTGTCATATAAGGCCTTCcacaggctgggagtggtggcccacccatgtaatcccagcactttgggaggctgaggagttttgagcccagcagttctagaccagcctgggcaacatagtgagacccccatctctacaaaaaattaaaaaaaaaaaaaaaaaaaaaaacagccaggcgtggtggcccacacctgtagtcccagctcaggtggctgaggcaggagaatcacttgagcccaggagtgtgaggctgcagtgagctgtgactgcaccactgcacttccagcctgggcaacagggtaggaccctgtctctaaaaatataaaataataataataataaaccttcCGCAGAGCCTTGTGAAACCCCCACTATAAATCCTTATGAAACCCCCGCTATAAATCGCGAAGGGACCGTCCCGAGGGATATATGCCTGGCTAAGCAGTGTTGTGCACACATTTCCTGCTGCTAAGACCTTCTCAGAGACTTTCTTGGCAGGCCTCACCTCCCCCCAGCCCCCTTGACCtagcccctgccccagccccccacccccgttTCTGGTGCCCGTGCCCCCAGGGTGCCAGCTGGGCGGGTCTCACCCCCCAGGACCAGCTGCTGTTTTGTGACGACTGCGATCGGGGTTACCACATGtactgcctcagcccccccatGGCGGAGCCCCCGGAAGGtgagaggagaggcaggcacCACGTGGGCGGGGGGGTGGGAACGCCCATCTCCCGGTTGTCGAGAACTGTGTCCTCTGGGTGGGAAGCGGCTGGGGCAGCCCTCCCGGACCTGGGCCTGACTCCAGCTTCGGCCGCCCCCGCAGGGAGCTGGAGCTGTCACCTCTGTCTTCGGCACCTGAAGGAAAAGGCTTCCGCTTACATCACCCTCACCTAGGCCGGCTCGGCGCTGGGACTCTGGGGTGGTGCTCGCCTACCTGCCTCTCTGAGCTCCTCACTTCTCCTCCACCCTGAATGCCCCGCAGCGGGAGCGGGAGAGGGGGAAGCCGAGAGGGGGCTGGGCCACCCCCTCCCCTCTGTGCAAGTGGAATGTCTGCCCTGTGGGTGGGTGGGCCCGGCCAgggcctctccctccctccctccctctctgtccctTGGCAAATGGACACCAGGGGCTTCTCCCCTCAAAGCCATACCCCGCCTCTGGGCGGGCATGGGGGGTGGTGGGTGCCAGCCAGGGGCATGGACAGAgcctttttctaaagaaaaagacaaaaagttaaaaaaaaaaaaaaaagaaaaaaaaggaaaagaagttaatATATACAAAGAGTCCTCCAAGGCCTGGCTGGGTGGAGGGGCGCTGCTGAGAGCGTCCACTGGGCCCCCGCCTCTGCCGGCCCCCTGCCGGGCGCCCGAACCCCAATTTCTGGAGCTGCAGCCGTCCCGCGCCCCACCCAAGGTGGGCACCTTCCCCTCCTGTGCCCAGGGCGGTGGGCGTGGTGTCCACCTGCCCCTCCCGGTGCCCACGGTGGATACTGCATGATGTGAACCTTGGTTTTGAACTCTGTTCCTGCCCCTCCCCGACCGCCCTGGCCTGTGCCCGCCCCGTGCCTGCCGTGGCTGGTGGGTGGCGGTGGTGGGGCCGGGTGGGCCCCCGCCCAGCGCCTGCTGGTATGAGAAGCACAGACTCCGCCACGgactccttttccctccctcctccgcCCTCCTCCCGCCCCGCCAGGCCTGGCGGCCCCCGCCCCCCTCACTGGCCATTTTGGGGGGAGTGAGGGGGCGTGGTTGTTTCTtgtggttgtgtgtgtttgttgttcgggtttttaaaaagggaaactgagactgCAGGTGGGGGAGGTGGTGGGTTTTGGGGGGATGTCCCCCAATCCAGGAGTGCCCTCCCACTTGTCACCGAGTCTCCTCTATTGCCTGCCTCTGCTGTGAATTAACTTGTTCTGTGTATTAAACTGGGCCTGACCCCTCTGCCCACGACTGCCTCGTTCTCCTGTCTGGTTTGGGGCATCACCAAGAAGGAgggccaggggtggggagggCCTTGTAGGGGGTGAGGCGACCAGCCAGCCCCTACTTCCAtccacctccttctcctcccGCCTGCACCCTGTCTCTCCCCGGCTTTGTCCCAGCTCCGCCTTGCTTTGccagaaaggaggagaagggggatggggtggaggggCTCCCGCCCAGCCAGCTGTGGTTGCCCCGGCAACGGGCTGCTGCAGCTGCAGCGGGCGCAGccaagagggaggcaggagccgGGCCgggggaagggaagggctggGAAGAGGACGGTGGGTTGGCCCCTCCTGAGACTAGGGTGGGGAACGGGGGTGTCAGGAGGTGTCATCCCAGGCCCAGACATCTCCAGGGAGCTCCCTGTCCTGGATGTGGGGCAAATCAGCAGTGGGGATGGGGTGGAAAGAGAGGTACTAAGGGAGGGCAGGAGGGTATCTAGACACTGGCACTGGGAGAGAGACTGAGATGTGGGCGACACGTGGGGGGCGGGAGTGAGGAGTGAGGGAACTAGGACACAgatcaggagagagaaagagatgaggaCAGTCACACAGTTAttgagagaatcagaaaaaagagCAGGAGGGTGCAGAAGGGAGAGACAGGAGGAAGGactgggagagaggaagggagcagGGGTGAGAAGGAGGTTTAGTGGGAGAGGGAATAACAGTAATAAAGAATGGCTGACATGCTGGGAGaggcgggaggaggaggaggatggtgaTTGGGGAAGAGCAGCAGCAGATTTAGGGAAAGGTCCTCCAGGAGGGGAGACAGAGGAGCCACATTGTGGGTGGAGAGAGAGACTTGGGATCAGGGACAGGCAAAGTCCCAGGACAACAGGCAGAGAGGGGGAGAGACGCAGGTagcaggggagaggaggagaagacagAATTTAGGGGAACAGCAGAACAATCTGCAGAGAGAGCCAGAGGTATGAGGGACCCAGAAAGATTGGGGAGGAGAGACAGGGAGGTCCGAGACGGGCAGAGGAAGCTAGAAACTGGGACACGAAGGGACGGGCCAGGCCTCAAAGCACAGTTCGGGCGCGACCAGGGGCTGGCGTGCGTGCGAGTTGTGGGGTGCTGGAAGCAGCTGGCGTGGCTCCGGCGCCAGGAGAGGATGTGAGAACAGCCTGTTCCCAGGCTTCCCGCCCCCTTCGCCTGGTGGCGGGGGGAGGGCAGTGCGGGTTGAGGACGGGGCGTCGAGGAGGAGGGCGGAGACTGGGAGAGTGTCTGGAGAACTCCAGAATTTTTAGGAGACGTGGGAATGGCTGGTCCTGCTCCTCCGGATGCCAGCCCCACGCcttttggaaaaacattttttggagGGGGCAGGGTCTGAGTCAGAGAAGCACTGGGTTTTAGCTCAGGGATGTGAAACTCCATGACAGGTACATGGGTAAGGGGGGCAGAGAGACCCCACCTGGCCAGCCCCATCAGGAGTCTAGGCTTCCCTCAAGGCGCTGCACTTCGGGATTTTCAGGAGGAATTTCCTGATTCCGAAATCAGTTTGATCCGGATTCCCAAAATGCAAATGTTCATCAGGCCAGATGCAGATCTGCGGCGATGAGGGGCTGCTTCCTACCCCCAAAGCATTCACTTGGCAACTGGCAGTGGGGGTCTCCTCCCACCTCTACAGACTGAAGAGGGACAGTGTCCCAAACGCAGCCATGTGGCGGGGACCAAAGGAGGCAGGGGCCCCTTGTGAGTCTTGCAGCAAAGGAAAGATCAACCAAGCTGGAAACCTGGCCTTCTTCATGTGcaatctccattaaaaaaaaaaaaaaagttaagccaggcatgggcacagcagctcacacctgtaatccagcactttgggagggtgaggtgggcagatcacttgaggtcaggagttcgagaccagcctggccaacatggtgagatctcatctctacaaacatacaaaaattagccgggtgcctgtgatcccggctacttgggaggctaag contains:
- the DPF1 gene encoding zinc finger protein neuro-d4 isoform X7 — translated: MATAIQNPLKSLGEDFYREAIEHCRSYNARLCAERSLRLPFLDSQTGVAQNNCYIWMEKTHRGPGLAPGQIYTYPARCWRKKRRLNILEDPRLRPCEYKIDCEAPLKKEGGLPEGPVLEALLCAETGEKKIELKEEETIMDCQKQQLLEFPHDLEVEDLEDDIPRRKNRAKGKAYGIGGLRKRQDTASLEDRDKPYVCDICGKRYKNRPGLSYHYTHTHLAEEEGEENAERHALPFHRKNNHKQFYKELAWVPEAQRKHTAKKAPDGTVIPNGYCDFCLGGSKKTGCPEDLISCADCGRSGHPSCLQFTVNMTAAVRTYRWQCIECKSCSLCGTSENDDQLLFCDDCDRGYHMYCLSPPMAEPPEGSWSCHLCLRHLKEKASAYITLT
- the DPF1 gene encoding zinc finger protein neuro-d4 isoform X5 — its product is MGGLSARPTAGRTDPAGTCWGQDPGSKMATVIPGPLSLGEDFYREAIEHCRSYNARLCAERSLRLPFLDSQTGVAQNNCYIWMEKTHRGPGLAPGQIYTYPARCWRKKRRLNILEDPRLRPCEYKIDCEAPLKKEGGLPEGPVLEALLCAETGEKKIELKEEETIMDCQKQQLLEFPHDLEVEDLEDDIPRRKNRAKGKAYGIGGLRKRQDTASLEDRDKPYVCDICGKRYKNRPGLSYHYTHTHLAEEEGEENAERHALPFHRKNNHKPKKAPDGTVIPNGYCDFCLGGSKKTGCPEDLISCADCGRSGHPSCLQFTVNMTAAVRTYRWQCIECKSCSLCGTSENDDQLLFCDDCDRGYHMYCLSPPMAEPPEGSWSCHLCLRHLKEKASAYITLT
- the DPF1 gene encoding zinc finger protein neuro-d4 isoform X2, translating into MGGLSARPTAGRTDPAGTCWGQDPGSKMATVIPGPLSLGEDFYREAIEHCRSYNARLCAERSLRLPFLDSQTGVAQNNCYIWMEKTHRGPGLAPGQIYTYPARCWRKKRRLNILEDPRLRPCEYKIDCEAPLKKEGGLPEGPVLEALLCAETGEKKIELKEEETIMDCQKQQLLEFPHDLEVEDLEDDIPRRKNRAKGKAYGIGGLRKRQDTASLEDRDKPYVCDICGKRYKNRPGLSYHYTHTHLAEEEGEENAERHALPFHRKNNHKQFYKELAWVPEAQRKHTAKKAPDGTVIPNGYCDFCLGGSKKTGCPEDLISCADCGRSGHPSCLQFTVNMTAAVRTYRWQCIECKSCSLCGTSENDDQLLFCDDCDRGYHMYCLSPPMAEPPEGSWSCHLCLRHLKEKASAYITLT
- the DPF1 gene encoding zinc finger protein neuro-d4 isoform X8 — encoded protein: MATAIQNPLKSLGEDFYREAIEHCRSYNARLCAERSLRLPFLDSQTGVAQNNCYIWMEKTHRGPGLAPGQIYTYPARCWRKKRRLNILEDPRLRPCEYKIDCEAPLKKEGGLPEGPVLEALLCAETGEKKIELKEEETIMDCQKQQLLEFPHDLEVEDLEDDIPRRKNRAKGKAYGIGGLRKRQDTASLEDRDKPYVCDICGKRYKNRPGLSYHYTHTHLAEEEGEENAERHALPFHRKNNHKPKKAPDGTVIPNGYCDFCLGGSKKTGCPEDLISCADCGRSGHPSCLQFTVNMTAAVRTYRWQCIECKSCSLCGTSENDDQLLFCDDCDRGYHMYCLSPPMAEPPEGSWSCHLCLRHLKEKASAYITLT